A window of the Lactuca sativa cultivar Salinas chromosome 5, Lsat_Salinas_v11, whole genome shotgun sequence genome harbors these coding sequences:
- the LOC111895022 gene encoding mitochondrial import inner membrane translocase subunit TIM17-2, which produces MATPETSREPCPDRILDDIGGAFGMGAVGGAAFHFLKGTYHSPKNERLIGGSQAVRMNAPRVGGSFAVWGGLFSTFDCTMVYLRQKEDPWNSIIAGAATGGFLQMRQGLGAASRSAAFGGILLAMIEGAGIMLNKLMSAPQNFPAMEEAPASMAGLGGIPAGVGGIPAMEAASDSSSSSSSSSWFGGMFGGGKPPETAAGGGGAKTQVLESFDAPSPPSFEYK; this is translated from the coding sequence ATGGCAACCCCAGAGACGTCACGTGAACCCTGCCCCGACCGTATCCTCGACGACATTGGCGGCGCCTTTGGCATGGGTGCAGTAGGCGGAGCCGCCTTCCACTTCTTGAAAGGCACTTACCACTCTCCAAAAAACGAACGTCTCATTGGTGGCTCTCAAGCGGTTCGTATGAACGCCCCTCGCGTTGGCGGCAGTTTCGCCGTCTGGGGCGGCTTGTTCTCCACTTTTGATTGCACGATGGTTTACCTCCGCCAGAAAGAAGATCCATGGAACTCCATCATCGCCGGAGCCGCCACCGGCGGCTTCCTACAAATGCGCCAGGGACTCGGTGCTGCCTCCCGGTCAGCCGCCTTTGGAGGGATTTTGCTTGCGATGATTGAAGGAGCCGGGATCATGTTGAATAAGCTCATGAGTGCGCCCCAGAATTTTCCGGCGATGGAGGAGGCTCCGGCGAGTATGGCGGGGCTAGGCGGGATTCCGGCGGGTGTTGGCGGGATTCCGGCGATGGAGGCGGCTtcagattcttcttcttcttcttcctcgtcgTCGTGGTTTGGCGGGATGTTTGGTGGTGGAAAGCCGCCGGAGACGGCGGCAGGTGGCGGTGGCGCGAAGACGCAGGTTTTGGAGAGCTTTGATGCTCCAAGTCCACCTTCATTTGAATACAAATGA